The Mucilaginibacter mallensis genome has a segment encoding these proteins:
- a CDS encoding glycoside hydrolase family 16 protein: MKKRFYLFLTAISLLTAAQAQNTATKAVTLLGPPTWGNPNQPWGTRRPVTAADRALIASYRSGHKQPVILTNFTSQDELESQWVLQSDDRTDLKSCRLPENIVATDSGLQLQTLPATKCHAKWSTGSMISKAKQKYGFFEATIKAADISGINNAFWLVSEDKFEIDIAEVHYPNILRITLHNNNNWDKEKDDKQHAVGFNSKFSGNLSDEFHDYGVLWTPEEIIFEVDGQPVAAITTNGAITKAADIRFSTAVMEYAGKIPDNPAGHHMYVKSLRVYPL, from the coding sequence ATGAAAAAAAGATTTTATTTATTTCTTACCGCCATTTCGCTTTTAACGGCTGCACAGGCGCAAAATACAGCCACAAAAGCAGTTACTTTACTTGGGCCGCCAACCTGGGGTAACCCCAATCAACCCTGGGGAACCCGTAGGCCTGTAACCGCCGCGGACCGGGCTTTGATCGCTAGCTATCGCTCAGGACATAAGCAACCCGTGATATTAACCAACTTCACCAGCCAGGATGAACTCGAATCGCAGTGGGTATTACAATCAGACGATAGAACGGATCTAAAATCTTGCCGGCTGCCTGAGAACATCGTGGCAACCGACTCCGGTTTACAGTTACAGACACTGCCTGCTACCAAATGCCACGCCAAATGGTCCACAGGGTCGATGATCAGCAAGGCTAAACAAAAATATGGGTTTTTCGAAGCGACTATAAAGGCAGCGGATATCAGCGGGATAAATAATGCCTTTTGGCTCGTTAGTGAAGACAAGTTTGAAATTGATATTGCGGAAGTTCATTATCCGAATATCTTACGTATTACGCTTCATAACAATAACAACTGGGATAAGGAGAAGGATGACAAACAACATGCTGTCGGTTTTAACAGTAAATTTAGCGGCAACCTCTCCGATGAATTTCATGACTATGGTGTGTTGTGGACGCCGGAAGAGATCATCTTCGAGGTAGATGGTCAGCCGGTTGCTGCCATTACAACAAATGGGGCTATCACCAAAGCTGCTGATATACGTTTTTCGACTGCAGTTATGGAATATGCTGGTAAGATCCCCGATAATCCGGCCGGGCACCATATGTATGTCAAATCATTACGTGTATATCCATTATGA
- a CDS encoding glycoside hydrolase family 16 protein, protein MKKLLLILLNICLFTGLQAQEPQPVIKPVTPLGPATWGYPDQPFGRRRPVTAADKAAIASYRQGRTVPVFSENFSDTAKFAADWTIKSDDLAALKSCRTPASVIVNADGLTLKTLPVTGHKAAWSTGSIWSNFRQKYGFFECRMKIAPGSGLNNAIWLTTDDSFEIDITEAKYPNYSHMTLHKWKPVHQSVGFMQKFTDDLSVGYHDYGLLWTPESLIYSVDGEPVAALDISDSIKGTAGVILSTALADFAGKVPANPLGLDMKVKWVHVFAPIRPDTVADTLETGIDYSGLSSQNESIQEKILGDIQNLHAAWFRDGPTSGSAQGVANFVGLVKTAKQYKLKVLVNIVQMDEDYDHPETLPNWRIGNRVGWKEKKLSQINLVKFAARLRNLFDALKAANLTVDAVEFGNEDDTYAYDADVPNGHAASPEELKTWLRGYGQFLKTGAMVLHDPRYFPQAKIITFGMAHVINAWDNPPHHLEQPASVVALLRNVDGYNYLDNSSYHVDGYGSHIYASNDINTWVTHIMDEDATALGHDKPFWITEWGFTDPKAFPNKKGQTLSQCMEEFLNTFGVLHQKVLMGPVLFYTYKDWLADSAGKLLPLAAELSNYHIPGEGNK, encoded by the coding sequence ATGAAAAAGTTGCTTTTAATACTTTTGAACATTTGTTTATTTACCGGTTTACAGGCGCAGGAACCTCAACCAGTAATTAAGCCTGTCACGCCCCTTGGCCCGGCCACCTGGGGATATCCGGATCAGCCGTTTGGCAGGCGACGACCCGTTACAGCTGCTGATAAAGCCGCAATTGCAAGTTATCGCCAGGGCAGAACTGTGCCGGTCTTTTCAGAAAACTTCAGCGATACTGCTAAGTTCGCAGCTGATTGGACCATCAAATCCGACGATCTGGCCGCCCTGAAATCATGCCGTACACCTGCCAGCGTGATAGTAAATGCGGATGGGCTTACCTTGAAGACCCTGCCAGTAACAGGGCATAAGGCAGCCTGGTCAACCGGTTCCATCTGGAGCAATTTCCGCCAGAAATATGGCTTCTTTGAGTGCCGGATGAAGATTGCGCCGGGTTCGGGTTTAAACAATGCGATCTGGCTAACCACTGATGATTCCTTTGAGATTGATATTACAGAAGCAAAATACCCCAACTACTCGCATATGACTTTGCATAAATGGAAGCCGGTACATCAATCGGTAGGTTTTATGCAGAAATTTACTGATGATCTTTCTGTAGGATACCATGATTACGGACTACTTTGGACACCCGAATCTTTGATATATTCAGTTGATGGTGAGCCTGTAGCAGCGTTGGATATTTCGGATTCCATTAAGGGGACAGCCGGGGTCATCCTCTCCACTGCATTGGCTGATTTTGCGGGTAAAGTTCCGGCCAATCCATTGGGATTGGATATGAAAGTAAAATGGGTGCATGTATTCGCCCCGATACGACCTGATACCGTCGCCGATACATTAGAAACAGGAATTGATTACTCGGGATTGTCCTCGCAGAACGAATCAATACAGGAAAAGATACTGGGTGATATTCAAAACCTTCATGCGGCGTGGTTTCGGGATGGCCCCACCAGCGGATCGGCTCAAGGGGTAGCCAACTTTGTCGGACTTGTTAAAACAGCTAAACAGTATAAACTAAAAGTGTTGGTAAATATCGTTCAGATGGATGAGGATTATGATCATCCGGAAACTTTGCCAAATTGGCGAATAGGCAATAGAGTTGGCTGGAAAGAAAAAAAACTAAGCCAGATCAACCTGGTTAAATTTGCTGCACGTTTGCGTAATTTATTTGATGCGCTTAAAGCGGCTAACCTCACCGTTGACGCTGTAGAGTTTGGAAATGAAGATGATACCTATGCTTATGATGCCGATGTGCCGAACGGCCACGCAGCTTCGCCGGAAGAGTTAAAAACCTGGTTACGCGGCTACGGTCAATTTCTGAAAACCGGGGCCATGGTGCTTCATGATCCGCGCTACTTCCCCCAGGCAAAGATCATTACTTTTGGGATGGCCCACGTTATTAATGCATGGGATAACCCACCGCATCACCTTGAGCAACCTGCCAGCGTTGTAGCATTGCTACGTAATGTTGATGGATATAATTATCTGGATAATTCCAGTTATCATGTAGATGGTTACGGTTCGCATATCTATGCTTCAAATGATATAAATACATGGGTTACCCATATCATGGATGAAGATGCTACGGCTCTCGGGCATGATAAGCCTTTCTGGATAACAGAATGGGGGTTTACAGATCCTAAAGCATTTCCTAACAAGAAGGGGCAGACCCTGAGCCAGTGCATGGAAGAGTTTTTGAACACATTCGGCGTTCTTCATCAAAAAGTCCTGATGGGGCCGGTTCTATTCTATACATATAAAGATTGGCTTGCAGATTCGGCAGGTAAATTATTGCCGCTTGCTGCTGAACTTTCAAACTATCATATACCAGGCGAAGGCAACAAGTAG
- a CDS encoding Hsp70 family protein — translation MKQFLYGIDFGTTNSVLAIYDEEAGALHSTVMIPSLIYFYQQAGPGSTPNYVAGETAITAYLADGMRGRFIKSVKQILSKSSFTETRIQNKRYNAADLVAIILKELKARADQVTGQDCRKAVIGRPVFFDDDDVQKDTLAQTRLSKAAALAGFDEVRFQFEPIGAAFAYEQTLAKKENVLVADLGGGTTDFTYLVLDPEKVGNQDRKNDMMASGGIYIGGDSFDSAFMWEKGTPYFGKYTQYEATPGKILTVPKSLFVNICSWEQMNFFNGPRIKKDIDDYYYFSGRDPRFKNLVTLIENNLGYSVFQAIEQTKIALSAKDKALFGYDQMGISIDEEITLPAYEQLIAKDVARIADYLEEFMRQNGIRPENIDSLFLTGGTSMVGSIQKLFQSRFPHVNLNSADNFQSVAKGLAYSGYLFRN, via the coding sequence ATGAAGCAATTTTTATACGGCATTGATTTTGGAACGACCAACTCGGTACTGGCTATCTATGATGAAGAAGCCGGTGCGCTGCACAGCACCGTAATGATCCCCTCGCTCATTTATTTCTACCAGCAAGCCGGCCCGGGAAGTACACCAAACTATGTCGCGGGTGAAACTGCCATTACGGCCTACCTGGCGGATGGCATGAGGGGGCGTTTCATCAAATCTGTCAAGCAGATATTGTCAAAAAGCAGCTTCACCGAGACCCGTATCCAAAATAAGCGGTATAACGCTGCCGACCTGGTGGCCATTATTCTAAAGGAATTGAAAGCGCGTGCCGATCAGGTCACCGGACAGGATTGTCGCAAAGCAGTGATCGGCAGACCGGTTTTTTTTGACGACGATGATGTGCAGAAAGACACCCTGGCACAAACCCGTTTAAGCAAAGCGGCAGCACTGGCGGGTTTCGATGAAGTCCGTTTCCAGTTTGAACCGATTGGGGCCGCATTTGCCTATGAGCAAACACTGGCAAAAAAGGAAAATGTGCTGGTAGCTGACCTTGGCGGTGGCACAACCGATTTTACGTATTTGGTGCTTGACCCTGAAAAAGTGGGCAACCAGGACCGCAAGAACGACATGATGGCCAGCGGCGGCATTTATATTGGCGGGGATAGCTTTGACTCCGCCTTTATGTGGGAAAAAGGCACACCCTATTTCGGCAAATACACCCAATATGAAGCCACACCTGGCAAAATATTAACTGTACCCAAGTCCCTTTTTGTTAATATCTGTTCCTGGGAGCAAATGAATTTCTTTAACGGGCCGCGCATCAAAAAAGACATAGATGATTACTATTATTTTTCCGGCCGGGACCCGCGGTTTAAAAACCTGGTCACCCTTATCGAAAACAATTTAGGCTATTCGGTATTCCAGGCGATCGAGCAAACAAAAATCGCGCTGTCCGCTAAAGATAAGGCTCTATTCGGCTATGACCAAATGGGCATCTCCATTGATGAGGAAATAACCTTGCCGGCCTATGAGCAGCTCATCGCGAAGGACGTAGCGCGGATCGCGGACTACCTGGAGGAATTTATGCGCCAAAACGGGATCCGACCAGAAAACATCGACAGCCTTTTTCTAACCGGCGGCACCTCCATGGTAGGCAGCATTCAAAAGCTCTTTCAAAGCAGGTTTCCCCATGTTAACCTGAATTCCGCAGACAATTTTCAAAGTGTAGCCAAAGGCCTGGCTTATAGCGGCTATCTATTCCGGAATTGA
- a CDS encoding DUF2630 family protein, with amino-acid sequence MADQTQDNTVMSHIKKLTEKEEYLYGKENLTDEDIKELHQIKSELDQYWDLLHQRRALRDAGRNPDKAAMRSTDTIENYEE; translated from the coding sequence ATGGCTGACCAAACACAAGATAACACCGTAATGTCACATATCAAGAAACTTACCGAAAAGGAAGAATATTTATACGGAAAAGAAAACCTGACAGACGAGGACATTAAGGAATTGCACCAAATAAAATCCGAGCTTGACCAATATTGGGACCTGCTGCACCAAAGGCGTGCACTCCGTGATGCGGGCAGGAATCCAGACAAGGCAGCAATGCGCTCCACTGACACGATCGAAAATTACGAGGAATAA
- a CDS encoding arylesterase, translated as MLKSAHTHEIPGLLLALLIMAGCGQKTSSGNQDTATTEKQPAANSSTKNILFFGDSLTAGYGLDDPSAAFPGVIQTKIDSTKLPYSVVNAGVSGETTAGGKSRIDWVLKQPVAVFVLELGANDGLRGIPIKETADNLQTIVDKVKAKYPQAKLVLLGMQVPPNMGSAYASDFKAIFPRIAKKNKMELVPFLLQGVGGVPSLNQKDGIHPTAAGAKIVAGNVWEILGPLLVKAHG; from the coding sequence ATGCTTAAGTCAGCTCATACCCATGAGATCCCTGGTTTATTATTGGCCCTGTTAATCATGGCCGGCTGCGGGCAAAAAACAAGTTCCGGTAATCAGGACACGGCAACTACTGAAAAACAGCCTGCCGCAAACAGCAGCACAAAAAACATTCTTTTCTTTGGTGACAGTTTAACGGCGGGTTATGGACTGGATGACCCCTCCGCTGCTTTTCCGGGTGTCATTCAAACAAAAATTGACAGTACCAAACTACCCTACAGCGTAGTTAACGCCGGCGTCAGTGGCGAAACCACCGCCGGCGGAAAAAGCCGTATTGATTGGGTATTAAAGCAGCCGGTAGCGGTGTTTGTGCTGGAACTGGGCGCAAATGACGGCCTGCGCGGCATTCCCATCAAGGAAACAGCCGATAACTTACAGACCATCGTTGACAAAGTTAAGGCAAAATACCCCCAGGCCAAACTCGTATTACTGGGCATGCAGGTGCCGCCCAACATGGGCAGCGCTTATGCCTCGGACTTTAAAGCCATATTTCCACGTATCGCTAAAAAAAATAAAATGGAGCTTGTCCCCTTCCTCTTACAAGGCGTAGGTGGTGTCCCCTCCTTAAACCAGAAAGACGGCATACACCCCACAGCGGCCGGCGCCAAAATTGTTGCCGGGAACGTATGGGAAATATTGGGTCCGCTACTGGTCAAAGCCCATGGCTAA
- a CDS encoding ABC transporter permease, whose translation MESSPINNQRKINISWLFKMAWRDSRKNRSRLFLFISAIIFGIAALVAIYAFRYNIQNDINAQAATLVGADLVISSNKPVDPAMQPLLDSISQTRSQERSFASMVYFPKSQGTRLVQVRALQGGFPYYGTIETTPLVAAEKFRSHQMALVDRTLMLQFNAHVNDSVKVGNLTFLIAGMLDKAPGQTGISASVAPVVYIPLQYLQQTGLTQKGSRVSYSFYYKLPAHVKTGQLVKKIDTRLDKADMNYETIETRKESTGRSFEDLSRFLSLVGFIALLLGCLGVASAIHIYIREKISSIAIMRCLGVKAVEAFLIFLIQIVGIGLIGAVIGAALGTCVQQLLPFLLKDFLPFTISVDISWLAIGQGILLGVIISILFALLPLIAIRHISPLNTLRMSYEDVNLSGDPLRWLVYLLILSFVVLFTFFQLDSWLGTLFFTIGILIAFLILSAVAWLLMRLMKSVIKASWNYPLRQGFANLYRPNNQTMVLIVSVGLSTAFICTLFFIQQIIIGQVTLSTSGNQPNMLLFDIQSSQENSIAALTRQQNMPIIQQVPVVTIRLERVNGKTAAEVKKDSLIKVSARAFVNEYRVTYRTSLSPSEKIMEGAWVGKAEPNKEVAVSIEEGFSKRTHINLGDHLVFNVQAIQMPVVVGSIRKVNWNKIQTNFQVVFPAGVLEDAPQFHVLLTRVSSATVSAHFQQLVVRQFPNVSIVDLGQVLTVVDDLLTRIGYVIKFMSAFSIITGLIVLIASVRISKYQRIQESVLLRSLGASGKQIFAITAFEYLFLGILSALTGMLIAIIASWLLAKYSFEVSYSINYLLALAIFFIISLLTVMIGLLNSRSALTHSPLEILRSNA comes from the coding sequence ATGGAAAGCTCCCCTATCAATAATCAAAGAAAAATAAATATATCCTGGCTTTTTAAAATGGCCTGGCGCGACAGTCGTAAAAATCGTTCGCGGCTATTTTTGTTTATTTCAGCCATCATATTTGGCATCGCTGCGCTAGTAGCTATCTACGCCTTCAGGTACAATATACAAAACGATATCAACGCCCAGGCGGCCACCCTCGTTGGCGCGGACCTGGTGATCAGCAGTAATAAACCTGTCGACCCCGCTATGCAACCGCTGTTAGATTCCATCAGCCAGACCAGATCGCAGGAACGAAGTTTTGCATCGATGGTCTATTTTCCTAAAAGCCAGGGCACGCGGCTGGTGCAGGTACGTGCTTTACAGGGCGGCTTTCCGTACTATGGCACGATCGAAACCACGCCTTTAGTAGCGGCTGAAAAGTTCAGGAGCCATCAAATGGCCTTGGTTGACCGGACATTGATGCTGCAATTTAATGCCCATGTAAATGATTCGGTAAAGGTAGGTAACCTCACCTTTTTAATTGCAGGCATGCTGGACAAAGCGCCCGGACAAACCGGAATTTCTGCAAGCGTAGCGCCTGTCGTTTATATCCCCTTGCAATACCTGCAGCAAACCGGCCTTACGCAGAAAGGCAGCCGCGTCAGCTATAGTTTTTATTATAAGTTACCTGCCCATGTTAAGACAGGCCAGCTGGTAAAAAAGATCGATACCCGGCTGGATAAAGCGGACATGAATTATGAAACCATAGAAACACGTAAAGAGAGCACCGGACGCTCATTTGAGGACCTGTCCCGTTTTTTATCTTTAGTTGGGTTTATTGCCTTATTGCTGGGCTGTCTTGGCGTGGCCAGCGCGATACATATCTACATCCGCGAAAAGATCAGTTCTATAGCGATCATGCGCTGCCTGGGGGTGAAAGCGGTCGAGGCATTTTTAATATTCCTGATACAAATTGTGGGTATTGGTTTAATAGGCGCGGTTATTGGCGCGGCTTTAGGCACATGCGTTCAACAGCTACTGCCTTTTTTACTAAAAGATTTTTTACCCTTTACGATTTCGGTTGATATCTCATGGCTGGCTATAGGGCAAGGCATTTTGTTGGGGGTGATCATATCCATTCTTTTCGCTTTGCTGCCTTTAATTGCCATTCGCCATATTTCGCCGCTGAACACCTTACGGATGTCTTATGAAGATGTGAACCTTAGCGGGGATCCCCTCAGGTGGCTTGTTTACCTGCTTATCCTTTCTTTTGTAGTACTCTTTACCTTTTTTCAATTAGACAGCTGGCTGGGTACGCTATTTTTCACCATAGGTATCCTCATCGCTTTTTTAATACTTAGTGCTGTGGCATGGCTGTTAATGCGTTTGATGAAGTCAGTGATAAAAGCTTCGTGGAACTACCCCTTGCGGCAGGGCTTTGCTAACCTTTACCGTCCCAATAACCAAACCATGGTGCTTATTGTTTCCGTTGGTTTGAGCACCGCTTTTATCTGTACGCTGTTTTTTATCCAGCAGATTATCATTGGGCAGGTGACTTTGTCAACCAGCGGCAACCAGCCCAATATGCTCTTATTTGACATACAAAGCAGCCAGGAAAATTCTATCGCGGCATTAACACGGCAACAAAATATGCCCATCATACAGCAGGTACCCGTTGTGACCATACGTCTGGAACGGGTGAACGGCAAAACAGCCGCCGAAGTAAAAAAAGACAGCCTGATCAAAGTTTCCGCCAGGGCATTTGTCAATGAGTACCGGGTTACGTACCGGACTTCGCTCAGCCCATCCGAGAAAATAATGGAGGGTGCGTGGGTTGGCAAAGCGGAGCCGAATAAAGAAGTAGCGGTGTCGATTGAAGAGGGCTTTTCCAAACGGACCCATATAAATTTAGGTGACCACCTGGTTTTTAACGTTCAGGCTATACAGATGCCTGTTGTCGTCGGCAGTATCAGGAAAGTCAACTGGAATAAAATACAAACCAATTTCCAGGTGGTTTTTCCAGCCGGTGTATTGGAAGATGCCCCACAGTTTCATGTACTGCTTACGCGGGTATCATCGGCAACGGTATCGGCGCATTTCCAGCAACTGGTCGTTCGGCAATTTCCCAATGTTTCCATTGTCGATCTCGGCCAGGTATTAACTGTTGTCGACGACTTGCTGACCCGGATAGGTTATGTGATCAAATTCATGAGCGCCTTTAGCATCATTACGGGTTTAATTGTGCTCATCGCCTCCGTAAGGATCAGTAAATACCAGCGTATACAGGAAAGTGTGCTGCTCCGGTCATTGGGCGCCAGCGGGAAACAGATCTTTGCCATTACCGCTTTCGAATACTTGTTTTTAGGCATCCTATCCGCTTTAACCGGTATGTTAATTGCTATTATCGCCAGTTGGCTATTAGCTAAATATAGTTTCGAGGTGAGTTATAGTATCAATTATTTACTGGCTCTCGCCATCTTTTTTATCATATCGTTGTTAACAGTTATGATAGGTTTATTAAACAGCAGGAGCGCATTAACTCATTCACCGCTCGAAATATTAAGATCAAATGCTTAA
- a CDS encoding ABC transporter ATP-binding protein translates to METILNISDLSKTYQSAGRSLTVLEQINFSITAGSTNAIVGPSGSGKTTLLGLCAGLDRSSTGTVELNNINLGRLSEDQRAQVRNQYVGFIFQNFQLLPTLTALENVMVPLELRGEKNCKARATELLDKVGLADRGHHYPAQLSGGEQQRVSIARAFSNRPKLLFADEPTGNLDAETSEKVVKLLFDLNKDAGTTLVLITHDLELAAKTQRILRIKGGRLIADEKNN, encoded by the coding sequence GTGGAAACTATACTGAACATCTCCGACCTTAGCAAAACTTACCAGAGCGCCGGGCGGTCACTGACCGTACTCGAACAAATAAACTTTTCAATAACAGCCGGTTCGACGAATGCGATTGTGGGCCCCTCAGGCAGCGGCAAGACGACACTGCTGGGTCTGTGCGCGGGATTGGACCGCTCCAGTACCGGCACTGTAGAGTTGAATAACATCAATTTAGGTCGGCTAAGCGAAGATCAGCGCGCGCAGGTCCGTAACCAGTACGTAGGCTTTATATTTCAGAACTTCCAGTTATTGCCCACCCTGACCGCCCTGGAAAACGTCATGGTGCCCTTAGAACTGCGTGGTGAAAAAAACTGCAAAGCAAGAGCGACCGAACTCCTGGACAAAGTGGGCCTGGCCGACCGCGGGCATCATTACCCGGCGCAATTATCCGGCGGTGAGCAGCAAAGGGTGTCTATAGCCAGGGCCTTTTCAAACCGGCCAAAATTATTATTTGCCGATGAACCCACCGGCAACCTGGATGCGGAGACCAGCGAAAAGGTGGTGAAATTATTATTTGACCTGAATAAAGATGCGGGAACTACGCTCGTTTTAATCACCCATGACCTCGAACTAGCTGCTAAAACGCAGCGTATCCTGCGCATCAAAGGGGGCCGCTTAATCGCCGACGAAAAAAACAACTAA
- a CDS encoding ABC transporter permease produces MFKTYFKLAYRNIIKDKVYSIINITGLAIGLASSILILLWVQNELSYDKFHKNANQIYRITSEFSDSKSAANSAGMPGGLKAEIPAVKNMVRIQPSNTALLETGNKKFEEENVFYADASFMDVFSYPLVKGDRATALKQVDAILITQAMATKYFGNQDPIGKVIRKDNQENLIVTGVLANIPANSDLQFDFILPMTSLARTNNDLKNNVWDNFNFWDYIQLDESFNPSAPNLSGLEKQIDQIFQKHSPGTKALFQLQPLTKIHLAPERLGDLPGHGNAQYVNIFFIIAILILVVACINFMNLATARSARRAKEIGLRKVAGAVRGQLILQFLSESVFISFLSLLLAILIVNLFLPVFNELANRKLAIDLWDVKLWLSLFGIALLTGLISGSYPALFLSGFNPVKVLKGNVKSMGGNLLFRNTLVVVQFMVSIILLVGTVVIYNQLKFIRDRNPGFEKANLLYIPMAGDIWGKQQAFKNELSGNPLTSDFAITSDLPTNLGSWTLNVHWDGKDPSSQMSIPVMAVNEDFTRTFRMKLLTGRSFSREFKADSNNYLINEKMARVMGLNANTAVGKILTLWDNKGTIVGVVKDFNFKPVQQAIEPLVMPFNKMGGFVVVRTLPGKTNATIQALAKISQELNPAYPFKFDFLDQDLAKLYKGEQQMGNIFNLFAILGIFVSCLGLYGLSAFMAEQRTKEIGVRKVLGASVFNLVYLLSSGITRLILIAIFIAIPLSWYAVNSWLAGFAYHIHASWLIFFAASVSALGIAWLTVSYESIKAAIVNPIKSLRTE; encoded by the coding sequence ATGTTCAAAACTTATTTTAAACTTGCGTACAGAAATATAATAAAGGATAAAGTTTATTCTATTATTAATATAACAGGTTTAGCCATAGGGCTTGCATCAAGTATCCTGATCTTGCTTTGGGTACAAAATGAATTAAGTTATGACAAGTTTCATAAAAATGCTAACCAGATTTATCGTATAACCAGCGAATTTAGTGATTCAAAAAGTGCGGCCAACTCGGCAGGTATGCCCGGTGGGTTGAAAGCAGAAATACCGGCCGTGAAAAATATGGTTCGTATACAACCGAGCAATACTGCCCTGCTGGAGACAGGTAACAAGAAATTTGAGGAAGAAAATGTTTTTTATGCCGATGCAAGTTTCATGGATGTTTTTTCCTACCCTTTAGTTAAAGGCGACCGTGCCACCGCATTAAAACAAGTAGATGCCATTTTAATAACACAGGCAATGGCAACAAAGTACTTTGGAAATCAAGACCCCATTGGCAAAGTAATACGAAAAGATAACCAGGAAAACTTAATTGTAACGGGTGTTTTAGCCAATATTCCTGCTAACTCCGATCTTCAATTCGACTTCATTCTTCCAATGACGTCGTTAGCAAGAACGAATAATGATTTGAAAAATAATGTATGGGATAACTTCAATTTTTGGGATTATATTCAGTTGGATGAAAGTTTTAATCCCTCTGCTCCCAATTTATCAGGACTGGAAAAACAAATTGACCAGATCTTTCAGAAGCATAGTCCCGGAACTAAGGCCTTGTTCCAATTGCAGCCTTTAACCAAAATTCACCTGGCACCCGAAAGACTGGGCGATTTGCCAGGGCACGGAAATGCGCAATATGTAAACATCTTTTTTATCATTGCTATTTTGATTCTTGTAGTAGCCTGTATAAATTTCATGAACCTGGCTACCGCGCGTTCAGCCCGGAGGGCCAAGGAAATTGGCTTACGCAAAGTAGCGGGAGCTGTACGCGGCCAGCTGATTCTGCAGTTTTTAAGCGAATCAGTATTTATTTCTTTTCTGTCTTTATTGCTTGCAATTTTGATCGTAAATCTGTTTCTGCCGGTATTTAATGAACTTGCGAACAGAAAACTCGCTATTGATTTATGGGATGTGAAGCTTTGGTTAAGCCTTTTTGGCATTGCCTTATTAACCGGGCTTATCTCAGGTAGTTATCCGGCCTTATTTCTTTCGGGCTTCAACCCGGTTAAAGTACTTAAGGGGAATGTAAAATCAATGGGTGGCAATTTACTATTCCGCAATACTTTGGTCGTTGTCCAATTTATGGTTTCCATCATATTGCTGGTGGGCACAGTGGTTATCTATAATCAGCTTAAATTTATCAGAGACCGGAATCCCGGCTTCGAGAAAGCCAATCTTTTGTATATACCCATGGCGGGCGATATCTGGGGCAAGCAACAAGCTTTTAAAAATGAATTGTCAGGGAATCCGCTTACCAGTGATTTTGCAATCACCTCTGACCTGCCCACCAACCTGGGAAGCTGGACTCTTAACGTACACTGGGATGGCAAAGATCCCAGCTCGCAGATGTCTATCCCGGTAATGGCTGTTAATGAAGATTTTACCCGTACATTCAGAATGAAGTTATTGACTGGCAGAAGTTTTTCGAGAGAATTTAAAGCAGATTCAAACAACTACTTGATTAACGAAAAAATGGCGAGAGTAATGGGTTTAAATGCGAATACCGCCGTTGGTAAAATATTAACGCTTTGGGATAACAAGGGTACTATCGTTGGCGTTGTAAAAGACTTTAATTTTAAACCGGTTCAGCAAGCTATAGAACCGTTAGTTATGCCATTTAATAAAATGGGCGGTTTTGTAGTGGTAAGAACGTTACCTGGTAAAACCAACGCCACTATACAGGCTTTAGCAAAAATAAGTCAGGAACTCAACCCGGCCTACCCCTTCAAATTTGATTTCCTTGATCAGGATTTGGCCAAACTTTATAAAGGAGAACAACAGATGGGCAACATCTTTAACCTCTTTGCTATTCTTGGTATTTTTGTATCCTGCCTGGGTTTATATGGCTTATCCGCTTTCATGGCCGAGCAGCGTACCAAAGAGATAGGTGTACGTAAAGTATTGGGTGCATCGGTGTTTAACCTTGTCTATTTATTATCCTCCGGCATCACCAGATTAATACTGATCGCTATATTTATAGCTATACCACTTTCATGGTATGCAGTAAATAGCTGGCTGGCCGGCTTTGCCTATCATATCCATGCTAGCTGGCTGATATTCTTCGCGGCCTCCGTTAGCGCTTTGGGCATCGCATGGCTTACGGTTAGTTATGAATCTATAAAGGCAGCGATTGTTAACCCTATAAAGAGTTTGAGAACAGAATGA